Within the Parus major isolate Abel chromosome 18, Parus_major1.1, whole genome shotgun sequence genome, the region GTCCTTGGCAATGGCAGGAGGGGAGGATCTTCCCCAGCACTCCATGGTCCCCCAGCTTCCAGTGCTGACAGATTCAGTCCCAGCTGCAAGCAGAGTTGGTTCCATCCCATTCTTTCCTGCGGAGCTTCACACTAGGAGGACAGAGTCCCTAAGATCCCAAATGGCAGAGGGGACTCCTAGGTGTCATCTCTCTCTGGGCCCTTTTTCCAGACTTGCCCCCAtcctcctccctgtccctgggccTCAGGGATGCACTGAGGATCGTGCATCCCTTGGGACAGGCAGAGGAGCATCCGTGCTCAGCACCGCTGAGTTCTgggtgccctggcagcccctccCCACTGCCCTTCATGCTGGCCTCACCTGGGACTCAGAAACGTCTGCGTCTCTGCTCGTAAATGGAGCGGAGCTTCTGAATGAGAAATACCTTATCTTCCCCTTCCTGCAACATCAGAGactgcagtgagcagcagtGGGGTGGCTGagtggcagcactgctggggccaGAGCCTGAATTGGCTGGGACTGGGCCAGGCTGTGGGGACGGGCAGGGGCAGCGCTCACGCACGTTGGCAatctgctcctggagcaggcagaTGATGGTCTGGCGGCCTCTGACCACCTGGAGGTTGAAGTAGATCACAGCTCTGCAACGACAGCAGGGATGgtggcagccaggcaggaagCTGAGGGACACTGTGCTCCTGGCACTGAGACTGGGCACAGGGATCTGGAGTGACACCTTGGCTCCCAGCCCCGCTCATAGCTGTGACAGCAGGACCCTCAAAGCGGGCCCAGGGCGCAGCCTTGGGCTCAGCTCCATACTCACATCAGGACCACAGACAAGAAGAACAGGAGGCTGGTCTTCTCCAACAGATGCTGGTAGAACCAGGTAAACCAGGTGATATTTGGGTTGGACTTCTCCAGCACTAGCACCCAATTCTTCCCTGACTCGTAGATGGTTTCCAGCCCCCGGAAGGGACCGCAGGTTTCTGACGGCTGCACCCTGAGCAAACAGACAGCAGGGCGTTCAGAGCAATGAGCAGCCCAGCAATTacaggctgcagcccagggcactgccTGTCTCAGATGTCCAGCTCTCCAGGGACCCAGCCTCACTGTGCCTggcatccccagggctgggcaagGGAGTCCTCatccctgcctcctgcagcagcaacagctggaGAAAGTGAGCACAGGCCAGCAGCTGGGAGGCAGCTCCCTTGCCTGGGGCAGCACCTCATAGCCTGCAGCTGGGGGATGCCAGGGACACGGGCCATGGTCTCCCCAACccttccttctccaggcagCCAGGGGTCCTGTGCCCTGAGCCATGGGTACTCACGACCAGATGGTGTAGGAGAGGAAGGCAGCTGCAcccaggaaggaggggaagCACAGCAGAGTGATGAACGTGGTGCTCATGCGCGATGTTTGCCAGGGCTTGCTGGGGGACTGGCAGTTCCACATCAGGCTGGTCTGTGGATAGGGAGCAGTGTCCTGTGGGCTGCCAACTCCTGGAGAGCAGTCTGCACCCTGCTgcccctccctcccacccactGGGAGCCGAGTGAGCTCAGTGACATCCTGGCCCCAGAAACTTCCGCTCAGCCCCACAAGGACGAGGCTGCTCCAAGTGGcaccactgctgcagcagaggctgaTGGTGACAGggcacagcatccctgcagtTTCACCCCACGGGGAGCTGCAGGGGGGATATCACACCTTTTTGATATagaacaacagcagcagcttcagcatcTGCACAGCTGGCAGGAGTGGAGCGAAGAGAATGCCCAGCCTGGGAGCACAGGAAAGATGAGCTTGCCTGGGTCTGAGCCCCAGGGGACACCGTCATGGGCACAGCTACAGCACCCACAGGGCTCCTGGGGACTACAAGGCATTTCATTTGCTAGCAGAGAAAGGAGCCACACCAGGCAGAAACATCTCACCAGGTCAGAGTCTGCCCATAGATCAGCTCCAGCACATTTCGGGCGATATCAAACTCTGGCCTCTGCTTTGTcttcagcctcttctccaggatTAGCCTGGGTAGAAGTAGAACTCTGCTCCCACATGCTTAGGGGGACTTCACACCCCACCTTCCCCCTCTGATGGTAGCGGAGCCCGGGTGCACCAGAGAGCTGTGACCATGCAGGGATGCCACACTGGCAGGGGAACATGTCTTGGGGTACATTACCTCCAGATCAGCTCCCCAAAGAGTGTGTCCAGCAAGGTGAATATGAAATCCATCACCATGAAGCGATACAGGTCCTGCCCCACACAGGTctcccagcactggggagaCAATCAAGTGTggcatagaatcacagaatggtttgggttgggaggaaccCTAAAGCTCATCTCTTTCCCTGtcctgccatgagcagagatatccttccattagaccaggttgctctgagTCCTGTCCAACATGGCCTTTAACAGTTCCAGGAATGGAGCacctacagcttctctgggaacctATGCCAGAACCTCACCACtgtcacagggaagaatttcttccttgatATCTAATAGAGAAGATGCCACCAGCTGCTTGCACAACCCCatgctcagcccagccctccaCAGCAGTGATGCTGACCTCCTCTGTCGAGCAGGTAACGCCACGGCTGAGCCACTGGTAGCACAGCAGGACGAGAACCATTGTCTTCAGAGTGAGgttcctggggagcaggagcagtaCCACAAGTCCCTGAGTCCAGGGGATGGGGGCCAAGCCCCACAGATGGGGTGCCTGGCTCCAAAGCCTTCCTGCCTGCCATAGGTGCAGGTGCAGAAGGCTCCCTccaccacagccccagccagcccacCTGATGATTGCCACGTAGACCTGTGTCACCGGGGAGTCCTGCTTCTCCCACATGGCCAGCAAGTTGTACAGGCGGGGCATCAGGGCATTGAGGAGGGACACCACAAGGGGCAGGACCAGCAGAATGGCTTCTTGCTGCCATCTGCCACTGCCCTGTGCTTGTTGCTCCTGCTGAACCTGGTGAGCAGGTACCGGGGTGAGTGCACAGCTGTTGGCAGCCAGGTGTGGAGTCCTTGGGGGGAGCAGCAACTGCCCAgaccaggagcagagctgcaacAGGGCAGTCCCTGCCTCTCTCCCCAGTATCCCAGCCCTGTCTCTCCaaccccagggcaggggatCCCAGGGCAAGAGGCAGCACTCACCATGTGCATGTGTTCTGAGAAGTGGTGCACGGCCAGCACACAGCCGAACACCGAGGCCAGGGCCAGGACCCAGGCCAGCAGCACTACGATGCGGTGGcccaggcactggcagcagctctgcgTGTGGGAACGGGAGCGCtgctccaccagcagcacctggaagagagcagtggcacagctgccaAACCCACTTTGGGTCCGGAGCAAGGTTTCGTCCCACCGCAGCGCAGCGGGACCCAGAGGGCTGATGGCCAAGGCACTAGTGCAAGGTTGGGTTCTGGGGTGTTTTGGGTTAGGGTTAGCATtgcccagctcctccacctTCAACTGGGTGCAGATGTTCTCACACTGCAGCTTCACCGAGCGCCTCTGGATCACCTTGAAGTCCCAGGCACAGAAGACTTTGAGGGCCAAGTCCCCTGTGGAGCTTCCCACGCTCTCCCAAAAAGAGCGGGACACACTGCAGCGAGGTGAAGGGCATTAGGGATTGGGGCTGGGTGAAGGGGaaggctggcagtgccacaggtACTGCTGACCCACCTGCGCACCAGCAGGATGCAGGTGACAAGGAAGGAGACCCCAACACTGAACAGGTAGGCCAGTGGCAAGTTGTACGGGAGCAGGGGGACTGCGAGGGGGCAGACGCTGCCCTTGGGACTGGAGGTGCAGGGGTCATTCAGGGTGATGTTGCTGTAGTAGCCGTAGTAGAGCAGTGAGTGGGTGAAGTAGCCCTGCAGGAAAGCACACGATGGGCCCCATGGTGACCTCGGCAGGGCTCGCAGCCTCCTGCTTAGCCTGGCACCTGTGCCAGCCTCAGGGACACAGAGCCttgggctggggcagcaccaCCTCATGcacccacagcactgctggtcCTGGGGCCCAGGCTGTGTGAGGGCAAGAACTGGGGTATTATTGCAGTGGGAAAGCAGGGCTGCCCcccaggcttggagcagcctctgGCCTGGGGGTGCCTGGGCCATGCTTACCGCTCCTGTGAGGAGCTCGAGGCCAGTGAAGGGCTGGGGGCCAACCGATGCAGGGGGGTACACGGCCTGCATGACCACCACAAAGGCCAGGAGgatgaagaatgaaaagaagTTCAACATAAGGAGGGTCTTGAGGAAGAGGAAGTAGCAGAGGACACTGGAGCCAAAGCGGCGACCGATCTGCTTCAGGGCATAGTGCCAGGGCTGCGCAGTGcggagcagggagaggagccgGTACCAGAGACCTcggcagccctggggacaggaaaATGGAGAGAGCAGTGGGGCCGGAGCCTGCACTGGAGCCCTCACAGCCTCTGTGCAGACCTGCGCCCCTGACTTACGAGGATGACGCAGACCTTGGACCAACCACAGGGTGAGGAGGGGGCCCAGTAATGGGTGCGCTGCCTCAGGGGGtccctctgcctgctcagctgCCGCCTGCCCAGAAGAGGGGTGTCAGAGGGTACCACAGgtcctgggacagctctggtTGTGGGAATCTGGCACTGGTGGAAAGGGTCCTACCGGAGGATGCGTTTCTCCGCCAGGCTGAGGGGCATGGTGAGCAGCATGTGGCTGCACTGGCTGGGTGAGAGGTTCAGCAGCTCCTTCACCAGCAGACACCGCTTCTCTGGGGCACAAGGGGCTCAGTGGGACATGGCTGGCCAGGTCATGGCATGCCAGTCCCTAACCCAGTGTAGGGACAGTGGCCAGCATTGCCTTCTCACAGTCTGGGGGACTCTCACCTTCCAGCGTGGCCCTGCTGGGGTCCGTCTCCAGGTCGTACTGGCGCAGGCTGGGCCGTGCTGCAcggcagagctgctgcaggggtgggCGGCTGCTCCGGCGCCGCAGCCGGGCCGTGCGGTTGCAATACTGGGAGATGATGGCCCCAAGGTTGCGGCCTGTGGATCCAAGCAGAGCAGGGGTTGGGAGGCtgtgggagagcagggcaggcacGACAGCTCTCCAAGGGGTCTGGGACCTGGGGGAGACTGGAAAAGGGGGTGGCACCTACCGATGGTGCAGCTGGGCATGCTGGCCAAAAtctgcagggaggcagaggagtAGCTGGGGTGCTCCTCACCTTGCCCGGGCTCTGGCCAGGTCACAGCAGAGGCATCTGGAGTAGCCAAGTAGGCTGGGGACTCTGAGAGAGGGAAGGCAGGATGCAGAGAGCCCATggctcatccctgctgccctgctccagcacgtAGGCTAGATGTGTACTCTTCCCAGAGCACACATCATCCCCTTCTCCAGGGATGCTTTCTGTGTCCCCAAGATCCGGTCTGCCCTGgactgccctgctctgcactggcCAAGGCATCAGTAGGCTGCTATAAATGCTCAGACCACAGCATTGATGTGTGACACAGCTGGCCCAGGCAGAGGGATGGCCCTGGGCACAcacactgtccccagcctgccctggctgaggctgctgcGCTTTacctctgcccctctcctgcaactccagctccagccctgcctcgatcaagctgctctgctccaggatgAGCTGGTGGAATGAGGTGTGCAGGGCACTCTCGTTGTCTGGACTGgtctcctggctgcaggaacaCGGGGACATGGTGGCACGGACACCCGGTGCCTGCAGGTCGTCCCTGGGATGCAGCTCCCGGGCCACGGCAGCGGGGAGGATGACGCTCACCCATCACTCTCGGTGCCCTCGGGGACGTGGAGGGTGATGGAGGGCGGCTGGGACATCCTGCGAGGCCGAGCGGGTCCCCTCGCGAACAGACGGGCGCACTGGTCCCGGCCCCGGCAGCCGCCGCTGACCCGGCTCCCCCGGCTGCCGGGCCGCGGGGCGGGGATGGAGCCGGAGCCGCTGCAGGGGACAGGCGGGATCGGGGAGTCCGCGGGGCTAAACCGGGACTTACCCCGGGTCCAGCCCAACCGGGCTTCAGGAAGGAAGAGAGGGCGGATGGGGCGGCACCGCTCCCGAGCGGGTTCCGCCCGCCGTCCCGGGACCTTTCGGGTCAGACACGAAGCCTCCGAGCTCGGCACGGGAAGGGCCCGGAGCGGCCCTAAGAGGACACATCGGAACAAAGACCCCCCCGTGCCCCCCACCGTGTTCCCCCGCCCAGTGCCGCCTCCTTCCgcccctgctctccctcctccaccGCCCTCGGGCTCCGCAGCTCCCCGGGCGAGCTAAGGCTGCCTGGGGCAAGCGGCCGCCCCGGGGCTCCCCGTCAGGCCCCGCTCGCCCCGACACCGGGAACCGACGGGACGCTCCCGGGCGCTCCCGCTGTCCGGGCGGGGCTCGCGTGGGTGCGGATCTGCGGGGAGGGTGGGGATTCCCGAGCCCTGCCCGTCCCGTCCCATCCTTCTCGCCGCCTCCCGGTACCGGGTGGGGGCGGCGGGAGCCCTACAAAAGCCCCCCGTTTCCCCGTGGCTGCGCTCACCGGGGCCTGTCGGCGGCCGAGGCGTGGGGCCGGCGCTCCCCGTCCCCCGTTACACCGGGGCGGAATGAGGGACGGGGCGGGCCACCGGGACACGGTGCGGGACCAGCGCGGCGCTCTGTGCCCGGGCGGGGGAGCCGCTGTCCCGCCGGAGCGAGTCCGTCCGTCCCGCCCCGGCACTGCCGGACCGCCAGGCCCGGCCCTCCGGGGGCGGTGCCGCGCAGGAGCGGCGGCGGAGCGCGATGGAGGGCGGCGGAGGCGCCTACGGGGCGGCCAAGGCCGGCGGTGCCTTCGACCTGGTCCGCTTCGTGCAGCAGCCGCAGGTGCTGGCGCGGATCGTCAGCGCGGTGAGTGGGGCGGGACGGGAGAGCCCCGCCGGGACGGCGTCCCCCGCCGCAGGCCGGTGCCCCTCGGCCGCGGGGACGGGCAGCCCCCGAAGGGCTCCCCCCGGCCTCGGTGCCGCCCACCGAACATCGGCTCCGCCCCGCAGGTCTTCGCCCTGATCGTGTTCGCCTGCCTGGTCGGGGATGGCTACACGAGCCGGGCCGAGGACCCCCGGCTCTTCTGCATCTTCAACCACAACGAGGACGCCTGTCGCTACGGCATCGGCATCGGCGTCCTCGCCTTCCTCGCCTGCATCTTCTTCTTCATGGTGGACGTCTATTTCCCCCAGATCAGCAACACTACCGACCGCAAGTACCTGGTCCTGGCCGACCTCGGCTTCTCAGGTACCGGGGCCgcggggcagggctgtgcctgctgtcGCTGCCACAATGGCCGCCTTGTCCCGTGACGTGGCTGCCGGTGCCTGGCGAAGGGAGTCGCTCCCGTCTGGCGTGCTGCCCGCGGGCCAcgcgctgctgctgctgctgctgctgctcatgctGCTCATGCTGCTCATGCTGCTCATGCTGCTCATGCTCATGCTGCTCATGCTGCTCAGTGCCCGAGGATTGCCTGCGCCAGCCTGCACGGTGGAGCAGGGTCTGGCCCCGGGACTGCCCAGGAGCAGCGGGACCAGCCCTGGCCCCTCATGCCACTTCCCCCCCCACAGGTCTCTGGACCTTCCTGTGGTTCATCGGCTTCTGTTTCTTGACCAACCAGTGGTCCTGGACACGGGCCGAGGATGTGTACATCGGAGCGGACTCTGCCCGTGCTGCCATCACCTTCAGCttcttctccatcttctccTGGGTGAGTGAACCGCTCTGCCCCACTtggggggagagcagaggggccCCCTCCACTCCACAGCCTGGAATGGCCTTAatgctgctgcctccttctCTCTGCAGGGACTCCTGCTCACCTTCGCTTACAAGAGGTACAAAATGGGGGTGGAGGACTTTGCTCAAAGCTATGCCGACCCCAGCCCGGAGGTTTCGGCTCCCTACTCCAGCTATCCCAACATCAGCCATGAGAGCTACCAGCAGCCACCCTTCACACACACAGCGGATGCCCCAGAGGGTTATCAGCCACCACCAGTGTACTGAGCCCTGGCTGGCACCCGTGGGACAGCTGTACCAGTGCGATTCCTTCCACAGGGTGGGGGATCTGGGACTTGGAGGGGAcagtggggtgggagggtgACGGCTGCTTTTTTGAAGGTGACTGGGCCTCTTCATGGGTGCAGGAGGGGCTTCTGCCTGGTCCCAGAGCTGAGATCCTCACTGGAGGGTCCAGAGCCCAGTGTGTGGTGGGTGatttgcagctgcaggaggttGGGTATGTGGGAGGCCTTGACATGTACGAGCCTTTGCTTTGGCTGTGGTGCCTTGGTGGTGGGGTGTGGTTCACAGCCCCTGaccctggctctgccctgtgACTGTTGCCCTGGCCCATCCTGTCTCCTGtgccttccagccctgctggctgcatTCCCCCAAGTGCCATCTCTCACTGCCCTAGCACAGccaggcccagctcctgcctgtgctgcctttcTGTGCCTTCCCCCATGAGCTGCTTCTGGGTGAGCTGTTGCCAAAGCCCCCTCTTCTCTTGCCTGATGCCATGCTGTGCCTTCCCCCAGCCCGCTCTGAGCTTGGCTAATGCAGTTTGGGGTCTGTGGGAGCAGTGAGCAGAgtcctcagcagggctgtggctgaggaCAGTCCTGGAGCACTTTCTTTCCCTCGTGTGCCTGCCTgagtgctgcctctgctgctgttgggctgagctcctgcacCCTGGCCACACCAGGAGCCTGCGGGCCGTTGTCTCAGgttgtgtttgctgctgtgctgtggtaaagctgttcccagcagcCATGTGGGCCATCACTGCTGGGGCCAGTGTTCAAGTAGTTGTCACTGTAGGGttgaaataaactttttcaCCAAGCCACCATGTGAGCCACCAAGTGCCTTTTGTCTCAGGGGAAGCAAACgaggctcctgccttctgcCCCCGTGGGCTGGGGGGGTCAGGTGGGGCACTGCAGCCCAtgccagctgctgtgctgctcacaccACACTTGTGCTGGTGGCTATTTTTAGGCCACCCTCCTCATGCTCCCTGGTCTGAGAGCAGCCCTCCCACCCTGTGACTACTGCAGTCACCAGCCCATGCTGTCTCACTGGTCATGGCCAGGAAGACTTAGCAGAACACTCTGGTAGAAAATACACACACAGGTTCATTAAGTTATTTATTAAcctaaagcagcagcagcaccttccccagCCCGGGGAAAAAGgccaggcctggcaatcaagtGCTTGTGAGTACAGTTATTCTCACCTGTAACatgggggcagcagggagagtTCAGGCAGCTCTTGGAGCCTTCCAGGGCAGAGCAAACAGCAACCCTGGACTCAAATGCAGAGGTCTGGCCTCACCAGAACAAAGAGCTACTGCTCAGAGCCTGTGGATGCTggcttcccaaaaaaaaccGCTTTTGCAGGGAATAAGGAAGCAACAACCTTCCAGAATCTGAgtcaaacaaagcaaaagaatcCTTCAGTCAGCTTAGAGCAGACTAAGAGAGTGAGCCTTGAGAATTTTGGAAGGCTGAGGAAGGAGCAAGAGACATGACTAGAATGGAGAAGCAGCTCCTCAGAGGAGAGCCCCTTTACCAAGCAAGTGGATCTTCCCTGGAATAATTGTCCAAATCTTGGTAGATGAAACTCTGAGCCTCCAAACCCCTCAAAGGTAGCATAACACCAAAgtggcagcaccagccctgaACCTGAGAAAAACTGCCCTGAATTTGGAGAAGGCTCTTCCCTGGGCCAGTTCCTCCTAAGAGGCCCTGCTAGAACACAGCCAGCCCTTTGAGGGTCAACACCTCAGAAGAGTCAGCTGCTAGGCCTCCTTCACCTTCTTCTGTTTCAACAAAAATCGACAGGGCAGTAACACTAATGAGCATGCTGGCAGAGGGTTTGGGGGCCTGCCCAGGCCTGGGCTGCCAGGTGTGTCAGTTTAAAAGCTGTGTCACAACTCTGTGACAAGGGACAAGTCAGACTGTTAAAGGAAactaaaaattgcatttaaaatactaGTGGCTGTACATTGTCTTGAGAAACCTGGAATTTAGCAACAGCACACAAGAGAAGGGCTGCACTCACAGGTACCAGAAGCAGCACCAGTGCCAGCCCAAGCATGCTTAGGCCGCTGGGAGAGTTGGCCAGTGCCACTGTGAGCggcagaagagctgcaggagcGCTGTGGCTGGGCTTGACGTGCAGAGCCCCAGGGCCTGTGTGTGGCAGCATCAGTAACTGCTTGTCTCTTTCCTTGTTCTGAGATAGGAACTCATTCTAGCCAGGCTTTTGCTTCCGCTTCCACCAGCATCAGGTTTGGTGGATCCTCAGTTGCGGTGCTGGCACGGGGAGGTTGGGTAGGGAGGGCTGAGGCGCTGGACAGTTTGCTAAAGTAGAGAGAGGCAGACCCAGTGCCCGCGAGCCACAGAACTGAGCTCCCTTCCCCTCCATTTTCCAGCAGTCAAGTGAAGATCTTCCGAGGGGCAGCTGTCTCCAGCTGCCTCAGGCCCAGGGGCACGTTCTCCTTGTTCTCTGTCCCGGCCTGCTGGGGTCGCTTGCGGAAGTAGCAGGCTCGGCACACAGAATGGTACTTGTCAGCTCCTCCAATCACTTCAACCTGGCAGGGAAATTTGGGGACTgactgcagagcccagctccctgGAGGGAGTCTCTCTGTACCAGCTGGACTGGCAAAGTGAAAGAGTTTCTGTTCCAAGGTGActcacctcctgctctgctcccagcctcttGGTGTAGGAGGCCTCCCGGAAGCACTCCATGCACACAGCGTTCAGCTTCACCACGCTCTCCGCCAGTGGCACCAGGTTCAGGATGCTCCCAAAGGCCTGGGCGAGACAACAGGGAAGGAAGATGCTGCTGGGTGGGTTCCACAAGGGACCCAAAGCAGTTGCTGTACCAAAATGACTGTTTTACCTTCCTCTGGAAAGTCCCATCCAGAGCAGCAACAATGATGGTTTTCCCAGTGTTTGCCATTGTCTCGCAGAACTCCACAATATCTGGGAACTGGAGGGGGTACAGGCACATTGTAAAGAAGGATGGGGGGCAGCACTTGGCTCCAGATTCCCCAGTGCATGCCcagacagcagcaccaggaacaaGGAAAATCAGAGCCATGTGCCCTGTCTGTGAAATGGGCTCCAGTCCCACCCTCCTGTCTGCAGGGACTGTGGGGAAGGAGGATTTCACTAAAAGCACAGGCCACATGGATCAAACTGCCCCAAGGGATTATTTCCCACCCTGTCCTACAAAGGACGCAGACCCTGGTCTGCACAGGGTGTACCGAGGAGTCTGTGTCCCTCAGAGCCCAGGAAACCCACCCCAGCCGTGCACTTACGAACTGGCCCTCATCGATGCCGATGACGGCGGCAGCCAGCGCCTCCTGGTAAACGTCCTGGAGGAGCCCGGCAGGCAGGGCCTCCATGGTGCtcctgtgggcagggagggagtgAGCCGGACAGGCCGGGCAGCCCCGTGGAAGTGGGGTGTCCTCCTGCCCCGGGAACTCACTTGTCGTGTGTGGAGACCCCAGAAGAGCTGTAGCGCGTGTCCTTGGCATATTTCACCAGCAGGCACCGGTACTGGGCGAGCTGGAACCGCCGCACTCGCCGCATGAGTTCCGTGCTGCAAGACACGGTGTCAGCGGGCCTGGGCCTCAGCCCGCCGCCTTCCCGGGACCCCCGCCCTGCGCCTCCCGCTCCGCGCCTACCTCTTTCCTGAGAACATGGGCCCGAAGATCACCTAAGAGCAGAACGATGGGGTCAGAACAGCAGTCAATGGGACGCTCCGGCTCCACCCAGTGCCGGTGGGGCCCCCTGGCCCCGCAGCCCCCTCAGCCCGGTACGGTACCTATATCTGCCCCCCAGCCCGATGCGCGGCTGCGTTGCCGTACCTGCATGTGCTCCCACACCGGTGCCCCAGGGTGGCAGCTGTATCTGCCCCCAGCCCGTGCTCGGGTGACACCGTACCTGTATCTGCCCGCGGGGGCGGCTTGGGGAGCCGGGGTGGACACCGGGCACCGTCAGGCAGTTCATGGCGGACTGCCGGTCCGAGCCCGCGCGCTCCGCTCCGGCGCGGCCCGGTCAGCCAATCGGAGGAGGCCTCTCACCCACGGGCCGCTGCGCTAGCCAATCGTGAGAAGGCTTGCGCCGCCGCGCGCTGGCACCGCCCAATGGGCTTGAAGGCgccaaaatttttatttctcccagcCCGCCGGCTCCGCCCCCGGTCCCGAGTGGCCAATGGGAAGAGGCTCCGCCCCCCGACTCTGGCCTCGCCTCCACGGCCTGGCCCCGCCCCAGGGCTCGAGACTCGCCTCCGTGGCGGCCAATGGGAGCGGGTCTGCCCGCCCCCGCTCGGGCCCCGCCCCTCGGCGGGCCCCGCCCCTCGGCGGGCGCCGGCCCCGGGAACGGCCCCGGGAAGGGCCCCGGGAACGGCCCCGGGAACGGCCCCGGGAACGGTCGCACCATGGGAGGGTGGCGGGATATGTCCACGGAGGTAGGGGCCCCGAGGCAGAACCCACGGGTGGGCAGAGCGCGGTTCTCGTCCCGGCCGCCGGTTGGGGGCTTTCGCGCGTCCCTCGGCGGCCCGGCGGCGCTGGCTCCGCCGTATCCCCGTTGTCTCCCCGCAGGCGCTGGAGGACCAGTACTCTCCCAGTCACTGGTCCCC harbors:
- the SYNGR2 gene encoding synaptogyrin-2, producing the protein MEGGGGAYGAAKAGGAFDLVRFVQQPQVLARIVSAVFALIVFACLVGDGYTSRAEDPRLFCIFNHNEDACRYGIGIGVLAFLACIFFFMVDVYFPQISNTTDRKYLVLADLGFSGLWTFLWFIGFCFLTNQWSWTRAEDVYIGADSARAAITFSFFSIFSWGLLLTFAYKRYKMGVEDFAQSYADPSPEVSAPYSSYPNISHESYQQPPFTHTADAPEGYQPPPVY
- the TK1 gene encoding thymidine kinase, cytosolic; protein product: MNCLTVPGVHPGSPSRPRGQIQVIFGPMFSGKSTELMRRVRRFQLAQYRCLLVKYAKDTRYSSSGVSTHDKSTMEALPAGLLQDVYQEALAAAVIGIDEGQFFPDIVEFCETMANTGKTIIVAALDGTFQRKAFGSILNLVPLAESVVKLNAVCMECFREASYTKRLGAEQEVEVIGGADKYHSVCRACYFRKRPQQAGTENKENVPLGLRQLETAAPRKIFT